The following proteins are encoded in a genomic region of Takifugu flavidus isolate HTHZ2018 chromosome 3, ASM371156v2, whole genome shotgun sequence:
- the LOC130522769 gene encoding steroid 17-alpha-hydroxylase/17,20 lyase isoform X2, which translates to MDSPLLSTLSTFLSPSSLLSLRPSFSPTLFLIFFIMVTVGSFLIFRRPVRGSEPGSEAGPPREKVPCISWVPVLGSLPWLRGGRPLHLIFTQLSYSYGPLFALYLGPHLTVVVNNHQHAREVLLLRGKDFAGRPRMVTTDLLTRGGKDIAFSDYCPLWKSHRRLVQNSFTLFGEGTSRLQDMVLAAVDSLCEELLSMEGRGFDPAPAVTRAVTNVVCMLVFSATYRHGDSELQEVLRYNDGIVQTIAGGGLVDIYPWMKVFPNKTLSKLKACIAVRDRLLTHKLEEHKATLTDNQPRDLLDALLMGQVGQGRRKGSGRVEEDIITEDHVLMTAAEAFGAGVETTSTTLLWILAYLLHHPQVQERVQKELDDHVGSERPVRVSDRARLTYLDCVINEVSEVTTLAVGHVFWSTCGQSITTLHTGTSLTCLILIAFVTTRVSGSHLHASCRLGRGLESALVNHWPDWSSFSSCLRCSSE; encoded by the exons ATGGATAGTCCTCTTCTCTCCACACTCAgcaccttcctctctccttcttcccttctttccctccgtccatccttcTCTCCAACCCTCTTCTTAATCTTCTTTATCATGGTGACAGTCGGTTCCTTTCTGATATTTCGAAGACCAGTTCGAGGGTCAGAACCTGGTTCTGAGGCTGGCCCACCTAGAGAGAAGGTGCCCTGTATTTCCTGGGTCCCGGTGTTGGGCAGCCTGCCCTGGCTGAGAGGAGGCCGTCCTCTTCACCTCATCTTCACCCAGCTGAGCTACAG CTACGgacctctctttgctctctACCTGGGTCCTCACCTCACTGTGGTGGTAAACAACCATCAACATGCCAGAGAGGTTCTCCTGCTGAGAGGCAAGGACTTTGCTGGGCGTCCCAGAATG GTGACCACTGACCTGTTGACCAGAGGGGGAAAAGACATCGCTTTCTCAGATTACTGTCCACTGTGGAAGTCTCACCGTCGGCTCGTCCAGAACTCCTTCACTCTTTTTGGAGAGGGGACAAGTCGCTTGCAGGACATGG TTCTGGCGGCAGTGGACAGTCTCTGTGAGGAGCTGTTGTCCATGGAGGGGCGTGGCTTCGACCCAGCTCCCGCGGTGACCAGGGCAGTCACTAATGTGGTGTGCATGCTGGTATTTAGTGCTACCTATCGTCATGGCGATAGCGAGCTACAGGAGGTCCTCCGGTACAACGACGGAATCGTGCAGACGATTGCTGGAGGTGGTCTGGTGGACATTTATCCCTGGATGAAA GTGTTTCCTAACAAGACTCTGAGTAAACTGAAGGCGTGCATCGCTGTCAGAGACAGACTGTTGACACACAAGCTGGAGGAGCACAAG GCCACACTGACTGACAATCAACCCCGTGACCTCCTGGATGCCCTACTGATGGGCCAAGTGGGCCAAGGCCGAAGAAAAGGGTCCGGGAGGGTGGAAGAGGACATCATCACGGAGGACCACGTGCTCATGACAGCAGCTGAAGCTTTTGGGGCTGGAGTTGAGACGACATCGACCACACTGCTGTGGATCCTGGCCTACCTTCTGCACCACCCACAG gtgcAGGAGCGTGTGCAGAAGGAGCTGGACGACCACGTGGGCAGCGAGAGACCAGTGCGTGTGTCAGATCGTGCTCGGCTGACATATCTGGACTGTGTCATCAACGAAG TATCGGAGGTCACCACATTAGCCGTGGGACACGTGTTTTGGTCAACATGTGGTCAATCCATCACGACTCTGCACACTGGGACAAGCCTGACTTGTTTAATCCTG ATCGCTTTCGTGACCACCAGGGTCAGCGGGTCACACCTTCATGCTTCCTGCCGTTTGGGGCGGGGCCTCGAGTCTGCGTTGGTGAATCATTGGCCAGACTGgagctctttctcttcctgtcttcgCTGCTCCAGCGAATGA
- the LOC130523091 gene encoding early growth response protein 4-like codes for MLLEREDSFMSEFEDACSAWVDSVGSSRSDGTESDVGSPFCQVFSPGTEASDSDFFSDFSECSSDTLSPSLGYTSNFFTEPETTSAAVGLSSTADAILNMITEIVGICTEMEQHADEGSVRSSTPPSRAPSTSPPVITPSQNFDSMPPMPAAPQSPPAIVPPAVVVKSEFVSPSCSGGCGQTAVSGDDAVYSAGAEPLLTLPAPEQQVDVSDFLEALINSDAAKGEPKAAPELKQEPLGPLGPLGPLGPLGPLGPLGPLGPLGPLGLDSWLKTFVPLTGGDSNYVISRSAVKTESVQSCPLPTVESHLISSFLQSAFPIVNFNRNLHAPAATRAQRGGRRIPARSAPKAKLFPCSVQGCDRRFSRSDELNRHVRIHTGQKPFQCAICARSFSRSDHLTTHTRTHTGEKPFSCDVCGKRFARSDERKRHGRVHVKQQLRAQMMAAYSLALNAPGV; via the exons ATGCTCCTCGAACGCGAAGACAGCTTCATGTCAGAGTTTGAGGACGCGTGCAGCGCCTGGGTGGACAGTGTCGGCTCGAGCCGCAGCGACGGGACTGAATCTGACGTGGGGTCGCCTTTCTGCCAAG tcttCTCCCCCGGAACCGAAGCCTCGGACTCAGATTTCTTCTCCGACTTCAGCGAGTGCTCCTCGGACACTCTCTCCCCGTCTCTCGGCTACACCAGCAACTTCTTCACCGAGCCCGAGACGACATCGGCGGCCGTGGGACTGAGCAGCACCGCGGACGCGATCCTCAACATGATCACGGAGATCGTCGGGATCTGCACCGAAATGGAGCAGCACGCAGACGAGGGTTCTGTCCGCAGCTCCACGCCCCCCTCCAGGGCTCCCTCCACATCTCCCCCGGTTATCACTCCCTCTCAGAACTTTGACAGCATGCCCCCCATGCCCGCAGCACCCCAGTCACCCCCCGCCATCGTCCCGCCTGCAGTGGTGGTCAAAAGCGAGTTTGTGAGCCCCAGCTGCAGCGGCGGGTGTGGACAGACCGCGGTATCCGGGGACGACGCAGTGTATTCGGCTGGAGCAGAGCCGCTCCTCACGCTGCCCGCGCCGGAGCAACAGGTGGACGTTTCTGACTTCCTTGAGGCTCTGATCAACAGCGACGCGGCAAAGGGCGAGCCGAAGGCCGCCCCTGAGCTAAAGCAGGAGCCGCTGGGGCCGCTGGGGCCGCTGGGGCCGCTGGGGCCCCTGGGGCCGCTGGGGCCCCTGGGGCCGCTGGGGCCCCTGGGGCCGCTGGGGCTGGACAGCTGGCTGAAGACTTTTGTGCCGCTAACCGGAGGGGATTCCAACTACGTCATCAGCAGATCTGCAGTCAAGACGGAGTCCGTGCAGagctgccccctccccaccgTGGAGTCGcatctcatctcctcctttCTGCAAAGCGCGTTCCCGATAGTGAACTTCAACAGAAATCTGCACGCGCCCGCAGCCACGAGAGCGCAACGCGGGGGCAGGAGAATTCCCGCCAGGAGCGCGCCGAAGGCGAAGCTGTTCCCGTGCTCCGTGCAGGGCTGTGACCGCCGCTTCTCGCGCTCTGACGAGTTGAATCGTCACGTGCGCATTCACACAGGACAGAAGCCCTTTCAGTGCGCCATCTGCGCGCGCAGCTTCAGCCGCAGCGACCACCTGaccacgcacacgcgcacacacactggggAAAAGCCCTTCTCGTGTGACGTGTGCGGCAAGCGTTTTGCGCGCAGCGACGAGAGGAAAAGACACGGGCGCGTGCACGTCAAGCAGCAGCTTCGCGCCCAGATGATGGCCGCGTACTCCCTGGCCCTGAACGCGCCCGGAGTGTGa
- the LOC130522768 gene encoding mucin-2-like yields the protein MEYHSGGSLPLLGRPRYCPGAKANGGYLCETGHCCGETGCCTYYYELWWFWLLWTILILFSCCCAYRHRRAKLRVQQQQRRQRETSLLAYHGASSYPSSMLDLSFLASLKLPSYEEVAAQPSTPPPPYSSVFTTPRYPQPPQTSDPHLLTQNHGPVLHRRLSDGPSSFSSDNSSSCSCDSCCPSSLCSSSLSAPITYETDTSHATTPSEATPFRLEVKVENISNEKPCGDSDPLPAASLLRDPASPAMSEVTFPFTSTSPDPRAVPQSVHNCPPSTVHAKVLLQIKSFEDPADGPTKDPGVKVTSVSGPSSPAFSKPDSPTSPLNLDLPRTFYTCNLNPGQVSVPQPNCGRALALIAGSTGRPLPDSIPSDHSPLPDPATLNLSQESVPECNGSVMACIPTITNVPEAPEETTSYTVQDSDLRISNAGLCSEPLAQYPDPVGPHASVVPNPQTTLDSAGNAAVTPDLADIGSAFTSPTSSYYQSPDLGSESVLVQEAPNQGLASCSNLSASKLGALLVPSQPCQIDTPTPNVQNGCVSGPDRGSFPVADSGLGPLLASVPLFQSSPAITIETESSVVLSAPATLSPPCPPSPPVITSSSLPATILLLDPFSVPHQSSKGGSSSGHASSLSPSPRATQSPPKQTLFSPCVDVFEPEPLSWEDGEEEQAEVEENDEDDEDVGADESQYRHRRLTGDSGIEVCRCQVDDEGEGEECNSRGVHGEREQKESAKPYLHDSVDCPARGQRTREDGHTSTSLPTSEGSDKAVIVTE from the exons ATGGAGTACCACTCTGGTGGCAGCCTGCCCCTGCTGGGGAGACCACGGTACTGTCCCGGGGCCAAAGCTAACGGCGGATACTTGTGTGAGACAGGACACTGCTGCGGAGAGACGGGCTGCTGCACTTACTACTACGAACTCTGGT GGTTCTGGCTGCTCTGGACCATTCTCATCCTGTTCAGCTGTTGCTGTGCTTACCGTCACCGTCGAGCCAAGCtcagagtgcagcagcagcagcggcggcagcgagAAACTAGCTTGTTGGCCTATCACGGAGCCAGCTCCTACCCCTCTTCCATGCTGGACCTCA GTTTCCTGGCGTCCCTGAAGTTGCCGTCCTATGAGGAAGTGGCCGCTcaaccctccacccctcctccaccctacAGCTCAGTTTTCACCACCCCCCGTTAtccacaacccccccaaacTTCTGACCCACACCTGCTGACACAAAACCACGGCCCAGTGCTGCACCGGCGGCTGAGCGATGgcccctcctccttcagctccgaCAACAG CTCCAGTTGTTCCTGCGactcctgctgcccctcctctctgtgcagCTCCTCTTTATCTGCACCCATTACGTATGAGACCGACACAAGCCACGCCACCACTCCTAGCGAGGCCACGCCCTTCAGGCTTGAAGTGAAAGTAGAGAACATCAGCAATGAGAAGCCTTGTGGGGATTCGGACCCCCTCCCTGCAGCATCCCTGCTTCGGGACCCAGCCTCCCCTGCCATGTCTGAGGTCACATTTCCCTTTACATCCACTTCTCCAGACCCCAGAGCTGTTCCCCAGTCAGTCCACAACTGTCCCCCAAGTACCGTCCATGCAAAAGTGCTCCTCCAGATCAAAAGCTTCGAGGACCCAGCTGATGGCCCCACGAAGGACCCAGGTGTAAAAGTCACCTCGGTGTCTGGGCCATCCAGTCCAGCATTTAGCAAACCAGACAGTCCCACATCCCCCCTCAACCTGGACTTACCAAGAACTTTTTACACGTGCAACTTGAACCCAGGTCAAGTCTCAGTACCACAGCCTAATTGTGGACGAGCTCTGGCACTGATAGCAGGTTCTACAGGGCGCCCACTCCCTGACTCAATACCTTCAGACCACAGTCCCCTCCCAGATCCCGCAACGCTGAATCTTAGCCAAGAGTCGGTTCCAGAGTGTAATGGGTCGGTAATGGCTTGTATCCCAACAATTACAAATGTTCCTGAAGCTCCAGAAGAGACTACTTCCTACACTGTCCAAGATTCAGATCTAAGAATCTCAAATGCTGGTCTGTGTTCAGAACCACTCGCCCAGTATCCAGACCCTGTAGGTCCTCATGCAAGTGtagtaccgaacccacaaaccACCCTCGATAGTGCTGGAAATGCAGCTGTTACTCCAGACCTGGCAGACATAGGGTCAGCCTTTACTTCACCTACGTCGTCTTATTACCAGAGTCCAGACCTGGGATCTGAATCGGTTCTAGTCCAAGAAGCTCCCAACCAAGGTCTAGCATCTTGCTCAAATCTATCTGCAAGTAAATTGGGTGCTTTACTGGTCCCATCTCAACCCTGTCAGatagacactccaacaccaaaTGTGCAGAACGGGTGTGTTTCAGGTCCAGATCGTGGATCCTTCCCTGTGGCTGATTCTGGTTTAGGCCCACTGTTGGCATCTGTCCCACTGTTTCAGTCCAGTCCAGCCATAACCATAGAGACTGAATCCTCAGTGGTTCTTTCTGCACCTGCaaccctctctcccccctgccccccctcccccccagtcaTCACTTCTAGTTCCCTCCCCGCTACCATCTTACTCTTAGACCCCTTCAGTGTCCCCCACCAGTCCAGCAAAGGTGGATCTTCCTCTGGCCACGCCTCTTCCCTTTCTCCCTCACCTCGTGCCACCCAGTCCCCCCCCAAACAGACTCTGTTTTCCCCCTGCGTTGATGTGTTTGAACCAGAACCCCTCAgctgggaggatggagaggaggagcaggcggaggtggaggaaaacgatgaggatgatgaagacgtGGGAGCCGACGAAAGCCAGTACAGACATCGGAGACTGACCGGCGACTCTGGGATCGAAGTGTGCAGATGCCAAGTGGACGATgaaggggagggagaagagtgTAACAGCAGAGGAGTAcatggagagagggagcagaaagaAAGTGCAAAGCCTTATCTTCATGACAGTGTGGACTGTCCAGCCAGAGGTCAAAGGACCAGAGAGGATGGACACACCTCCACCAGTCTGCCCACGTCTGAGGGGAGTGACAAAGCTGTCATCGTCACAGAGTGA
- the LOC130522769 gene encoding steroid 17-alpha-hydroxylase/17,20 lyase isoform X1 codes for MDSPLLSTLSTFLSPSSLLSLRPSFSPTLFLIFFIMVTVGSFLIFRRPVRGSEPGSEAGPPREKVPCISWVPVLGSLPWLRGGRPLHLIFTQLSYSYGPLFALYLGPHLTVVVNNHQHAREVLLLRGKDFAGRPRMVTTDLLTRGGKDIAFSDYCPLWKSHRRLVQNSFTLFGEGTSRLQDMVLAAVDSLCEELLSMEGRGFDPAPAVTRAVTNVVCMLVFSATYRHGDSELQEVLRYNDGIVQTIAGGGLVDIYPWMKVFPNKTLSKLKACIAVRDRLLTHKLEEHKATLTDNQPRDLLDALLMGQVGQGRRKGSGRVEEDIITEDHVLMTAAEAFGAGVETTSTTLLWILAYLLHHPQVQERVQKELDDHVGSERPVRVSDRARLTYLDCVINEGMRIRPVSPVLIPHTAMTDSSIGGHHISRGTRVLVNMWSIHHDSAHWDKPDLFNPDRFRDHQGQRVTPSCFLPFGAGPRVCVGESLARLELFLFLSSLLQRMSFRLPNGASPPDLQGRMGVVLQPVPYKVVVTPRVG; via the exons ATGGATAGTCCTCTTCTCTCCACACTCAgcaccttcctctctccttcttcccttctttccctccgtccatccttcTCTCCAACCCTCTTCTTAATCTTCTTTATCATGGTGACAGTCGGTTCCTTTCTGATATTTCGAAGACCAGTTCGAGGGTCAGAACCTGGTTCTGAGGCTGGCCCACCTAGAGAGAAGGTGCCCTGTATTTCCTGGGTCCCGGTGTTGGGCAGCCTGCCCTGGCTGAGAGGAGGCCGTCCTCTTCACCTCATCTTCACCCAGCTGAGCTACAG CTACGgacctctctttgctctctACCTGGGTCCTCACCTCACTGTGGTGGTAAACAACCATCAACATGCCAGAGAGGTTCTCCTGCTGAGAGGCAAGGACTTTGCTGGGCGTCCCAGAATG GTGACCACTGACCTGTTGACCAGAGGGGGAAAAGACATCGCTTTCTCAGATTACTGTCCACTGTGGAAGTCTCACCGTCGGCTCGTCCAGAACTCCTTCACTCTTTTTGGAGAGGGGACAAGTCGCTTGCAGGACATGG TTCTGGCGGCAGTGGACAGTCTCTGTGAGGAGCTGTTGTCCATGGAGGGGCGTGGCTTCGACCCAGCTCCCGCGGTGACCAGGGCAGTCACTAATGTGGTGTGCATGCTGGTATTTAGTGCTACCTATCGTCATGGCGATAGCGAGCTACAGGAGGTCCTCCGGTACAACGACGGAATCGTGCAGACGATTGCTGGAGGTGGTCTGGTGGACATTTATCCCTGGATGAAA GTGTTTCCTAACAAGACTCTGAGTAAACTGAAGGCGTGCATCGCTGTCAGAGACAGACTGTTGACACACAAGCTGGAGGAGCACAAG GCCACACTGACTGACAATCAACCCCGTGACCTCCTGGATGCCCTACTGATGGGCCAAGTGGGCCAAGGCCGAAGAAAAGGGTCCGGGAGGGTGGAAGAGGACATCATCACGGAGGACCACGTGCTCATGACAGCAGCTGAAGCTTTTGGGGCTGGAGTTGAGACGACATCGACCACACTGCTGTGGATCCTGGCCTACCTTCTGCACCACCCACAG gtgcAGGAGCGTGTGCAGAAGGAGCTGGACGACCACGTGGGCAGCGAGAGACCAGTGCGTGTGTCAGATCGTGCTCGGCTGACATATCTGGACTGTGTCATCAACGAAGGTATGAGGATCCGCCCAGTCAGTCCAGTTCTGATCCCTCACACCGCCATGACTGACAGCAG TATCGGAGGTCACCACATTAGCCGTGGGACACGTGTTTTGGTCAACATGTGGTCAATCCATCACGACTCTGCACACTGGGACAAGCCTGACTTGTTTAATCCTG ATCGCTTTCGTGACCACCAGGGTCAGCGGGTCACACCTTCATGCTTCCTGCCGTTTGGGGCGGGGCCTCGAGTCTGCGTTGGTGAATCATTGGCCAGACTGgagctctttctcttcctgtcttcgCTGCTCCAGCGAATGAGCTTCAGGCTGCCCAATGGGGCTTCCCCGCCAGACCTGCAGGGGCGAATGGGTGTGGTCTTACAACCTGTGCCTTATAAGGTCGTTGTGACTCCCAGGGTGGGCTGA